A single genomic interval of Cucumis sativus cultivar 9930 chromosome 7, Cucumber_9930_V3, whole genome shotgun sequence harbors:
- the LOC101205965 gene encoding LRR receptor-like serine/threonine-protein kinase IOS1 gives MMGVSTYLLIFIFLSGVALLNLVRAQGQTGFISLDCGLPPNTNYVEPKTTLRFTSDAPYISSGQSKSLSSTYNEYLHQQYLHVRSFPQGRRNCYNISVQKNTNYLMRASFFYGNYDGLNQLPKFDLYFGDSFWKTVNFTDENLDTTIDSIHVTLNNHVQICLVNTNTGIPFISTLEFRPLPNNAYKTLTRSLLLYYRLDTGTISNQTYRFPSDIYDRFWPPFNWPEWTSISTTLMIDSTDDSYEPGSAVMGTAAVRIDTEKTLDIWWEPEDVNTQFYVYMHFAEVENLEAPQTRGFNINYNGSLWYGPLITEHLTTQTVYSISPLKTPKKKHLFSLIPIENSTHPPIINAMEIYSVIDMSELTSDQGDVDAITSIKSTYGIVKDWAGDPCVPRAYPWEGIDCTKTNETAPRILSLNLSSSGLTGEISQSIENLQMLEILDLSNNNLTGNIPDFLSSLSNLKVLKLDNNKLAGSVPSELLKKMDDGSLSLSFQGNPNLVCTSDSCKSKKKKTSIVIPIVASVGGFIGLVAVSIIVLLIVKSRKKQQNKTVVPKVDPSGPSRPNDQISDQFLETRRRQFTYSEVLRMTNHFERVLGKGGFGIVYYGTIDNTQVAVKMISQASGLGYQQFQAEVTLLLRVHHKNLTSLVGYMNEGDRLGLIYEFMAKGNLAEHLSETSSYVLSWQDRLRIALDAAQGLEYLHDGCKPPIIHRDVKTANILLTENFQAKLADFGLSKSFPVDANKTNNYMSTVVAGTPGYLDPDYYLSNRLTEKSDVYSFGVALLEIISCRPVISRSEENAHISKWVNSMVAQGDINGIMDERLGGSYDGNSVWKAVEVALNCVSGNSGRRPTMNHVVGELKSCLAMELERTPESGGFNSTNSVNMMSIVMDYSEATPMAR, from the exons ATGATGGGTGTTTCAACATATTTGCTGATCTTTATCTTTTTGAGTGGCGTAGCTCTGCTTAATCTTGTTCGAGCTCAAGGTCAAACAG GCTTCATAAGCTTAGATTGTGGATTGCCACCAAACACAAACTACGTTGAACCAAAAACAACACTTCGATTTACTTCTGATGCTCCTTATATAAGCAGTGGTCAAAGCAAAAGTTTGTCCTCTACTTATAACGAATATCTACATCAACAATATCTTCATGTTAGAAGCTTTCCACAAGGACGTAGAAATTGCTACAATATAAGTGTacaaaagaatacaaattatttgatgCGAGCAAGTTTTTTCTATGGGAATTACGATGGGCTCAACCAACTGCCAAAATTCGATCTCTACTTTGGAGATAGCTTCTGGAAGACGGTGAATTTTACTGATGAGAATCTAGATACCACAATAGATTCCATACATGTAACCTTAAACAATCATGTACAAATTTGTCTCGTCAACACAAACACTGGAATTCCATTCATCTCTACGTTGGAATTCAGACCTTTGCCAAATAACGCTTATAAGACCTTGACAAGATCGTTGTTACTTTACTACCGATTAGATACTGGTACAATATCGAATCAAACATACAG GTTTCCTAGTGATATATATGATCGATTTTGGCCGCCCTTCAATTGGCCTGAGTGGACAAGCATAAGTACCACACTTATGATAGATTCAACTGATGATAGTTACGAACCAGGGTCGGCCGTCATGGGAACTGCAGCTGTTAGAATAGATACCGAAAAGACTTTGGATATTTGGTGGGAGCCTGAAGATGTAAACACCCAgttttatgtatatatgcACTTTGCGGAAGTTGAAAATCTCGAAGCCCCTCAAACCAGAGGATTCAATATCAATTATAATGGGAGTCTTTGGTATGGTCCTCTCATAACCGAGCACTTGACAACACAAACGGTTTATAGTATAAGTCCATTAAAAACACCAAAAAAGAAGCATCTATTCTCACTTATACCAATTGAGAATTCAACACACCCTCCAATCATAAATGCCATGGAAATATATTCTGTAATAGATATGTCAGAGCTAACATCAGATCAAGGAGATG TGGATGCAATAACAAGCATCAAGTCAACTTATGGAATAGTCAAAGATTGGGCAGGAGATCCATGCGTTCCAAGAGCATACCCTTGGGAGGGTATAGATTGTaccaaaacaaatgaaactgCTCCTAGAATTCTGTCTTT gaATTTGTCATCAAGTGGATTGACAGGAGAGATTTCTCAGAGTATAGAGAATCTACAAATGCTAGAAATATT GGACTTgtcaaacaataatttgacGGGAAATATCCCAgattttctctcttccttgTCAAACCTTAAAGTCTT AAAGTTAGATAACAACAAGCTCGCAGGCTCTGTTCCATCTGAACTTCTTAAGAAAATGGATGATGGTTCGTTATCATTAAG TTTTCAAGGGAATCCAAATCTAGTTTGTACATCAGATTCGTGCAAgagtaagaagaagaagactaGTATTGTTATTCCAATTGTAGCATCAGTTGGTGGATTCATAGGCCTCGTCGCAGTTTCAATCATCGttcttttaattgttaaatcaaggaagaaacaacaaaataaaaccgTTGTTCCAAAAGTGGATCCATCAGGACCCTCACGACCCAATGATCAAATAAGTGATCAGTTCCTGGAGACAAGGAGGCGGCAGTTCACATATTCAGAAGTCTTGAGGATGACCAATCATTTCGAGAGAGTTCTAGGAAAAGGAGGTTTTGGGATAGTTTACTATGGCACTATAGACAACACTCAAGTGGCCGTGAAGATGATTTCTCAAGCTTCAGGTCTTGGTTATCAACAGTTTCAAGCAGAG GTTACACTTCTTTTGCGAGTTCACCATAAAAATTTGACAAGTCTTGTGGGATATATGAATGAAGGAGACCGCCTTGGTCTCATTTATGAGTTCATGGCCAAAGGAAACTTAGCAGAGCATCTTTCAG AAACGAGTTCATATGTGCTAAGTTGGCAAGATAGACTCCGGATAGCGTTGGATGCAGCACAAG GATTGGAGTACCTACACGATGGTTGCAAGCCACCCATAATCCACAGAGATGTGAAAACAGCAAACATTTTATTGACAGAGAATTTCCAAGCAAAACTTGCAGATTTTGGTTTATCCAAAAGCTTCCCAGTAGATGCCAACAAGACTAACAACTACATGTCCACCGTTGTTGCTGGCACCCCTGGTTACCTTGATCCAGA CTACTACTTATCGAACAGGCTGACGGAGAAAAGCGATGTGTACAGCTTTGGAGTAGCTCTACTGGAGATAATCAGCTGCAGACCTGTGATATCAAGAAGTGAAGAAAATGCCCATATCAGTAAATGGGTAAACTCGATGGTGGCTCAAGGGGACATAAACGGAATAATGGATGAAAGATTGGGAGGAAGCTATGATGGTAACTCAGTGTGGAAGGCAGTGGAGGTGGCGTTGAATTGTGTATCTGGGAACTCTGGAAGAAGACCAACGATGAACCATGTGGTGGGGGAGCTGAAGAGTTGTTTAGCCATGGAATTGGAACGAACACCGGAGAGTGGAGGGTTTAATTCGACGAATTCCGTCAACATGATGTCCATTGTAATGGATTATAGTGA